A window of Aquibium oceanicum genomic DNA:
CCGCGGCCGCGATTTTATCCGCTCGCGCCGTGCCTCGCAAAGCCGGTCGGTTGGTCCAGGCCGATCATTCCTGACACCTGCCGCATGTCGTCGAAAAGGATGCCGCCGGCCTTGGCCAGGCCGTCGCGGTCCGAAAGGGGATCGCCGCAATAGGCGTAGACGCGCATGCCTGCGGCGACACCGGCGATCGTGCCGGCCACCGCGTCCTCGATGACGATGCAATCGGCGGGCGCGAACCCCATCGTGTCGGCGGCGTGCAGGAAGAGGTCCGGACACGGCTTTCCGCGGGCGACCATGGTGGAACTGAACATCGCGTGCTCGAAACGAGGCAGAAGCCCGGTCGCTCCGAGAGTGATGTGCATCTTGGAAACCCGCGCCGAAGATGCCACGCAGTAGGGGATTCCGGCAGCGCGCAAAGTCTCGATGAGCGTTTCCACGTACGGAACGGCCTCGACGCCACTGGCGAAGAGTTCGGGCAGTCCGGCGTTCCAGCGGTCAACGAAATCGACACCCAGGTTGGTGCCGGTACCCTCGATCTCCTCCTGGACGGATCGCATGGACCGCCCGCAGAAGCGGCGGCGGCATTCCTCGTAGGTTACCGGGAAACCGGCCTGCGTCAGCCATTCGGAGAGCTTGCGGTTGGCCAGCGTCTCGGTGTCGACGAGCACGCCGTCGCAGTCGAAGATCACCAGGCCGGGTGGCCTCATCGGGCGCCCGTCGAGCCGAAGCCGCCCGCGCCGCGCGAGGTCTCCTGCGCCAGCGTGCGCTCCTCGATCGTCGCCTGGAGCACCGGCGCGATAACGAGTTGCGCGATACGCATGCCGCGGGTCACCGCGAAATCCGCGTCGCCTAGGTTTACAAGCAGCACCTGCACCTCGCCGCGATAGTCGCTGTCGATGGTGCCGGGGGTGTTAAGGCAGGTGATGCCGTGCTTCAGCGCCAGCCCCGAGCGCGGCCGGACCTGGCCCTCGTGGCCAGCGGGGATCTCGAAGATGAGACCGGTGGGCACGAGCGCACGGCGCCCAGGCAGGATGATGAGATTGCGGTCTTCGGGGATCGCGGCCCTCAGATCCATGCCGGCGGCGCCGGCGGTCTCGTAGGCCGGCAACGGGAGGCCTTGCGAATGCGGCAGGCGGACGATCGGCAGAACGATGGACATGGCGTCATTTGGCCGGGGGTCCTCCGCGCGTCAATAGCTTCGCGATGGATCGGCGTCCGCCATGCATGAAATGCATGTCTTGCCTGTGCCGCCGGCATGGCTCCCCAGTGGTAACTATCTTGAAAGGTAAGCATGCTTATTATATATGGCGCTCATGAAAAACACTGACGGTACGGAAAGGCTCGGGTTCCTGATCCACGACGCGGCGCGCCTGTTGCGCAAGCGCTTCGAGGTGCGGGCGGCCGGCTATGGACTCTCTGCGGCCCAGTGGCGGCTACTGTTTCGTCTCGTCAAGGAAGAGGGCATGGCCCAGGCACGGCTCGCGGAACTGCTCGAGATCGAGCCCATCAGCGTTTCGCGCCTGCTCGACAGGATGGAAGAAGGCGGCTGGATCGAGCGCCGCCCGTCGCCGTCCGACCGCCGCGTGCGCGTGGTCTATCCGACGGGCAAGGCCCGCACGACCTTCGGCGCCGTGAAGGAGGTCGCCGGGACGATCTATCAGGAGGCGCTGGACGGAATGTCTTCGGCCGAAAGGAGCGCGTTGCTGCGCGGGCTGGAGACGATCCTCGCCAACCTGGCCGAGGGAGAGCCGGCGCGGTGCGAACAGGGTCCGGCCGCCAAGGTCGACGAGCGGGTGCCGGAAGCAGTGGAAGGTACGAACGGATGAATGCCAGGACGAAGGCCGACGAGACGGCGGAAGAGATCGCGCTGAAGATGGACGAGGCCACCGCGCCGCAGCCGCCCGAAGCACCCGCTCCGAAGAAGAGGCGGCGCGGACTGCGCCCTCTCCTGATGATCGCTGTGCCCGCCGCGCTCCTGGTGGGCGGCGGATACGTCTGGGTCACCGGCGGCCGCTATGAGGAGACGGAGAACGCCAACCTGCGCCAGGCGCGCATTTCGGTGACGGCCGAGGTGTCCGGCCGCGTCACCGAGGCCGACATTTCGGAGAACGAACACGTCAAGGCCGGCGACGTGCTCTTCGAGATCGATCCCGAACCCTACCGCATCGCGCTGGCGCAGGCGGATGCCGCCCTCGCGGCGGCGCGGCTCGAGGTCGCGCAGTTGCGCGCCGGATACCAGAAGTCGCTCGCCGAGGCGGAGGTGGCCGGCGACGAGGTGGATTACCTGCAAAGCGAATTGCAGCGCCAGGAATCGCTTACCGACAAGGGCATCGGCACGAAGTCGGCACTCGATTCGGCGCGTCACGACCTCGCCAAGGCAAAGGAACAATTTGCCGTCGCCCAGCAGGGGATAGCCAGCGCCAAGGCCGCGCTCGCGGGCAATCCGGACATCGAGACGGACGAGCATCCCGCAGTGATGGCCGCGCTGGCCGCGCGCGAGAACGCACAATGGAAGCTCGGCCTGACCAGGGTGGTCGCGCCCGGCGACGGCGTCATCGCGCAGGCCTCGTCCTTCAAGGTGGGCCAGATGGTTTCGGCCGGGTCGCCGCTTTTCACCTTGGTCGAGACCGGCGACTCCTGGGTCGACGCCAACTTCAAGGAAACCCAGCTGACCCACATGAAGCCGGGCCAGAAGGCAGAGGTCTGGATTGACGCGTACCCGGATCATGCCCTGGAAGCGACCATCGATTCGATCGGCGCAGGCACGGGCGCGGAGTTCTCGCTGCTTCCCGCGCAGAACGCCACCGGCAACTGGGTAAAGGTGACCCAGCGAATCCCTGTCCGCCTCCGCCTCGAAGCGGATGACGATTTGGCCGGTGCGCTTCGCACAGGAATGAGCGCAACCGTGGAGGTCGACACCGGCAAGGCACGCGGCCTGCCGGACTTCGCCTCCCTTTTCGGCAGCGCGATCGCAGCCGAGTAGCGCCGTTTCCCGCCCCGCAAGGGAGGGAACAAGGGCAAGATGGCGATGGAAAACTCCGACACAGCGGTTCCGCATCGCGGGCTGATCACCGTATCGATCATGCTCGCCACGATCATGCAGGTGCTCGACACCACGATCGCCAACGTCGCGCTGCCGACGATGACGGGCGATCTCGGCGCGAGCCAGGACACCATCACCTGGGTGCTGACGTCCTATATCGTGGCCGCCGCGATCATGACGCCGGTGACCGGCTGGCTCTCCGACCGGATCGGCCGGCGTGAACTCTTCCTCGTCTCGATCGTCGGCTTCACCGTCTCCTCCATGGCCTGCGGCCTGGCCTGGAACCTGGAATCGATGGTCCTGTTCCGGGTCACGCAAGGCCTTTTCGGCGCCGCGATCGTGCCGCTCTCGCAGACCTTCCTGCTCGACATCAATCCCAAGGAACGTCACGGATCGGCTATGGCGATGTGGGGCGCCGGCATCATGGTCGGCCCCATCATCGGACCGACGCTTGGCGGCTGGCTGACCGAGACGCTGGACTGGCGCTGGGTCTTCTTCATCAACCTTCCGGTCGGCATCGTCGCCTTCCTCGGCTGTACCGCCTATCTGCCGCGCATCGCCAAGCGCCTTCGCGGGTTCGACTTCTTCGGCTTCGCCATGCTTTCGCTGGGCGTCGGCGCGCTGCAACTCATGCTGGACCGCGGCGGGGAGGTGGACTGGTTCTCGGCCGTCGAGATCTGGATTGAGCTCGGCCTGTCTATCACCGGGTTCTGGATCTTCGCGGTCCATCTGCTGACCGGCAACGAGACCTTCATCGATCCGGCGATCTTCCGCGACCGCAACTTCGTCACGGGCCTCGTCTTCATCTTCATCGTCGGCATCATCCTGCTCGCCAGCCTGGCGCTGCTGCCGCCGATGCTGTCGCGCCTGTTCGGCCATTCGACCATCCGTACGGGTCTGGTCATGGCACCGCGCGGGGTGGGCACGATGATTTCCATGATCCTCGTCGGACGGTTGGTGCGGATGGTGGACGCACGGATGCTGGTGGTCGCCGGCCTGGCGCTGACGGCGTGGTCGCTATACGACATGACGGGCTTCTCGCCGCAGATGGACGACCGGCTCATCATCGTCTCGGGCATCATCCAGGGCCTCGGCCTCGGCCTGGTTTTCGTGCCCCTGTCGACCGTCGCCTTCGCCACGCTCGAGCCGCGATTCCGAACCGATGCCGCGAGCCTGTTCAGCCTCGTGCGCAACATCGGCTCGTCGATCGGCATCTCCATCGTTACCGTCATGCTCACCCGGAACATGCAGGTGAACCACGCGGAGCTGTCGGCCTTCATCAATCCGTTCAATCCGGCGCTGCGCGCGATCTCTCCGGGCGCCGCCAGCGGCGATCCGACTGCGCTGTCGCAGATCGACCAGCTGGTGAACGCCCAGGCGCTGATGATCTCCTACATCAACGATTTCAAGCTGATGATGATCGTCACCCTGTGCGCCATCCCGCTGGCGCTGCTCCTGCGCAAGCCGAGCGCGGCGCCCGCAGCGCCGGCCGCCGCCCACATGGATTGATCCGGCTACTGTAGCGCGCCGGCCGGTTTGCCCTGTGCGAGGAGATCCAGATAGCGGCGGTGCCCAAGGCACTTGGTCGCCGCCTTCTTGTACTCCCGCCCCTGTTCCTCGATCGCCTTGCGGGCGTGCGCGCGCAGCGCCGGCTTGGCCGCCATCTCCGCGTTCGCGGCCTTGCGGCAGAGATGGCCCAAACCATCCAGCACCGGATAGTAAAGCTGTTCCGCCAAGTGCGGGAGGTTGTCGGGCAAGGGCATGAAGTCCGCCCGCTTCGGCATCTCCCTCGACCAGCGCTGCAGCCGTTCGCGCGTCACCTCGTTGAGGCAGTTCTGGTGGACGTGTTTCCAGAATGGCTCCTCGCGTTCGCCGGCGTAGTGGATGTTGATGAAGTCGCGGAAGTCGTTGAGCTGTCGCTCGGCCACGCCGTTGAACATGCCGCGGACACGCTCGTCCGCCGAGGTCGCCCTGGCCATGAAACGGCGCGTGAACAGGAACAGCTGCACGACCGTTCCGTGGATCGACGTGGCCTCAAGCGGCTCGAGGAAGCTCGATGACAGACCCAGGGCAAGGCAGTTCCCGATCCAGTTCCGGTCGAGGCGCCCGCTGTCGAACCGCAGGTCCGCACGCGGCTCGATCTTGCGCCCCAGCGCCCGCTCGATCTCGGCATGCGCTTCCTCCGGCGTCCGGAAATGGTCGGAATAGACGTAGCCGCAGCCGATCCGGTCCTGCGTCGGGATCGACCACAGCCAGCCCGCTTCCTGTGCCCAGGCCAGCGTGAAGGGAGAGATCTCCGCGCCTTCCTCGTGTTCGAGCCAGAAGGGCATGGCGCGGTTCACCGGCAGCGTCGACTGATAGGAAATCCACTGCGCGCCCATCTCGCCGCGGATGAGCTTGCGGCGGAAGCCGGTGCAGTCGATGAAGAAATCGCCGGCAACCTCCCGATCCTCGTCGAGCAGCAGCGCCTCGATGTCACCGGTCTCCGGGTTCTTGCGGGCGCCGAGCACCTCAGCGTCGACCTGAGCAATGCCCTTCGCCTTGTCGCGCAGGAAAGCTCCGACCTTGGCCTGGTCGAAATGGTAGGCATAGAGGAACGGCGACGCCGAGACGAATTCGCCGTCGATCAACCCGTAGGGGCTGCGGCCTCGCCGCATGAGTTCGCCGAAGAGGTGGATGTCGGCAAGCCGGATGTTCTTGGCGACGGCGTACACGTCGAGCGCGCAGAATTGCTCGTCCGGCCGGAAGTCGGGGCGGGCGGCCAGCGCATTCGGATCGTCGATCGGGCCGTCATAGTGGTGGCCCTTGCGCAGCCAGTCCTTGTGCCGGATGCCGAACTTGATCGTGGCGCCGGTGCTGCGGATGAATTCCGCCTCGTCAATTTCGAGCAGATCGAGAAGCTGGCGAAAGACTCCGGTGGTGCCCTCGCCGACGCCGATGGTCGGGATGCGGCTCGATTCGACGACGGTCACGTCGACCGCGAGCCCGGCGTTGTCCGCCTGCCGTTTCAGCATGTGCGCGGCGAGCCATCCGGCCGTTCCGCCGCCCACAACGACGTAATGCGTCCGCGATTTGTTCATGTGTTAGCCCCTCCCGGCTAACAAAAGAGCAGAAGATAGGGGGACTAGCAACCTGTCGTCATAATACCGTTTGGTAACGATAAGGCGGGTTGCGAACGATGGCACGGCCGCGCGCTGCCGGCGCAACGATGCCGCGATGTCGCGGGATCGAAAGCTTCCGGAACCGTACGTTTGGATGTATGGGAAAGACGAGGCGGACGGCGGGACAGCCGCCAGGAGGGGATGGATCGCCATGCCGGGACCGCGTTTACAGGCCTCGACGTCGAGCGGGATGAAAGGGAAGGCCGGCTGGTGCGCCGCCCTTCTGGTGTCGATCGGTTTTCCCTGCACGTCCGCGATTGCCGCGGACTGCAAGAGCTCTCCCGCCCCGCAGGTCGACTGGCAGGACTGTAACAAGAGCAACATCGTGGTGAGAGGGGCAGCCCTCGCGGGCGCGACGCTCGCCGGCGCCGATTTCACCCTGACCGATCTCCGCGACGCGGACCTGCGGAAGGCCGACCTCCAGAAGGCGACGCTGGTGCGTTCCTCGCTCGCCGGAGCCAACGCGGCGGGCGCGAACTTCGGACGGGCGGAAGCCTACCGGACGAGCTTCTCCGGCATGCAGGGCGACGGGGCGTCCTTTGCCAGCGCGGAACTCCAACGCGCCGATTTCTCCGGTGCGAACCTGGCCGGTGCGAATTTCGAGAAGGCGGAACTCGGACGCGCCAGCTTCGAAAAGAGCCGTCTGGAAGGCGCGCGCTTCACGCTGGCCAACCTCTCGCGCGCCAGCTTCGTCGGTGCCGAGATCGGCGGCGCCGTCGATTTCGAGAATGCCTTCCTGTACCTGACCCGCATCGAAGGCGTCGATCTCTCGTCCGCCACCGGCCTGGCACAGGCGCAGGTCGATCTCACCTGCGGCGACAGCGATACGAAGCTTCCAGCCGGACTTTCGCCTTCCGCGTCATGGCCCTGCAAATTCGACTGACCTCCCGGCCGCGCTCCAGCCGACTCGAATGATGCCCCGCCAAATTCGCGTTCGACAGTCCTTTTCCGCCCCGCTATAAGCCCGCGGTTCAAAGGACATCGTGGACATGACGGAAGCCATCGAAAAGGCGGTCGCGCGCCGCCGCACCTTCGCGATCATCTCGCATCCGGACGCGGGCAAGACGACGCTCACGGAAAAGCTGCTGCTGTTCGGCGGCGCGATCCAGCTCGCCGGCGAGGTGAAAGCCAAAAAGGACAAGATCCAGACCCGGTCGGACTGGATGAAGATCGAGCGCGAGCGCGGCATCTCGGTCGTCACCTCTGTGATGACTTTCGAATATGGCGACCATGTCTTCAACCTTCTGGATACGCCCGGCCACGAGGATTTCGCCGACGACACCTACCGCACGCTGACCGCCGTCGATTCGGCGGTCATGGTGATCGACGCCGCCAAGGGCATCGAGCCGCGCACGCTGAAGCTGTTCGAGGTCTGCCGGCTGCGCGATATCCCGATCGTTACCTTCGTCAACAAGATGGACCGCGAGACGCGCGATCCGTTCGAGATCCTGGACGAAGTCGAGGAGAAGCTGGCGCTGGATACCGCGCCGGTGACCTGGCCGATCGGCCGCGGACGGAGCTTCGGCGGCACCTATCATCTCGCCGACAACGCCATTCGCCGCGGCGATGCCGACAAGGAATGGATCAAGGTCAATGGGCCGCAGTCGGAGCAGGTGTCGGGTAGCCTGCCCGCCAACGAGCGCGACGCTTTCGTCGAGGAAATGGAGCTTGCGCGCGAGGCGTGCCGGCCCTTCGATCTTTCCGCCTTCCGCGACGGGCACCTGACGCCGGTGTTCTTCGGCTCGGCGCTGAGGAACTTTGGCGTGCGGGACCTGATCGAGGCGCTCGGCGCCTGGGCTCCGAGCCCGCGCGACCAGGAGGCCGACACCCGCACGATCCATGCGACGGAGGACAAGATGACCTCCTTCGTCTTCAAGATCCAGGCCAACATGGACCCCAACCACCGTGACCGCATCGCCTTCGTACGGGTCTGCTCGGGCAAGCTGGAGCGCGGCATGAAGGCCAAGCTCGTGCGCACGGGCAAGCCGATGAGCCTGTCGGCGCCGCAGTTCTTCTTCGCCCGCACGCGCGTCACAGCGGATGAGGCTTTTGCCGGAGACGTCGTGGGCATCCCCAACCACGGCACGCTGCGGATCGGGGACACGCTGACGGAGGGGGAGGAACTCCTGTTCCGGGGCGTCCCGAACTTTGCGCCCGAAATCCTGCGGCGCGTCCGGCTCGGCGACCCGATGAAGGCCAAGAAGCTGAAGGAGGCGCTGCAGCAGATGGCCGAGGAAGGGGTCGTCCAGCTCTTCACGCCCGAGGACGGCTCGCCGGCGATCGTCGGCGTCGTCGGCGCGCTGCAGCTCGATGTGCTCAAGGAACGGCTCAACGCAGAATATGGCCTGCCGGTCGATTTCGAGACGGCGCGCTTTTCGGTCTGCCGGTGGATCACGGCGGATTCGGCAAACGAGCTCGATCGTTTCGTCGAAGCCCACCGCGGCGATATCGCCCGCGACCTGGACGACGATCCCGTTTTCCTGGCGCCGCACGAGTTTGGGCTGAACTACGAGGCGGAACGCTGGAAGCAGATCCGCTTCGCCGCGATCAAGGATTATCAGGTGCGCGAGGCGGCATAGGCCGGACGCGGCCGGGAGGCTCGGCATGAAGAGCGACGTATCGAGCCCGGTTCTCGGCGTCATCCTCGCCGGGGGGCTCGGGCGCCGCATGGGGGGAGGCGACAAGCCGCTGCGCGTGCTTGCCGACCGCGTCATTCTCGACCGCGTCGTGGAGCGGTTCGCGCCGCAGTGCGATGCGCTTGTGCTCAACGCCAATGGCGACCCGGCCCGCTTCGCATCGTACGGGCTGCCGATAATCGCCGACGGCGTCGAAGGCTTCGCGGGGCCGCTGGCGGGGATTCTAGCGGGGCTGGAGCATGCCGCCGAGCGATTTCCCGGCGCTGAAACGGTCGCGACCGTTCCGGGCGATTGCCCCTTCTTGCCGCGAGATCTCGTCGTGAGGCTCGAGGAGGCGCGGGTGCGCGAATATGCCGACATCGCCATCGCCGCCTCGGGTGGCCGCCATCATCCCGTGGTGGGACTCTGGCCCGCGTCTTTGAAGGCTGATCTGCGCCGTGCGCTTGTCGAAGAGGATGTCCGCAAGGTCGAGCGCTTCGCTTCCCGCTACAGGATCGCGACCGTGGCCTGGCCGGCCGAGCCGCTCGATCCCTTCTTCAACGTGAACACGCCGGACGATCTCATCGAGG
This region includes:
- a CDS encoding HAD family hydrolase, translating into MRPPGLVIFDCDGVLVDTETLANRKLSEWLTQAGFPVTYEECRRRFCGRSMRSVQEEIEGTGTNLGVDFVDRWNAGLPELFASGVEAVPYVETLIETLRAAGIPYCVASSARVSKMHITLGATGLLPRFEHAMFSSTMVARGKPCPDLFLHAADTMGFAPADCIVIEDAVAGTIAGVAAGMRVYAYCGDPLSDRDGLAKAGGILFDDMRQVSGMIGLDQPTGFARHGASG
- the dut gene encoding dUTP diphosphatase, with translation MSIVLPIVRLPHSQGLPLPAYETAGAAGMDLRAAIPEDRNLIILPGRRALVPTGLIFEIPAGHEGQVRPRSGLALKHGITCLNTPGTIDSDYRGEVQVLLVNLGDADFAVTRGMRIAQLVIAPVLQATIEERTLAQETSRGAGGFGSTGAR
- a CDS encoding MarR family winged helix-turn-helix transcriptional regulator produces the protein MALMKNTDGTERLGFLIHDAARLLRKRFEVRAAGYGLSAAQWRLLFRLVKEEGMAQARLAELLEIEPISVSRLLDRMEEGGWIERRPSPSDRRVRVVYPTGKARTTFGAVKEVAGTIYQEALDGMSSAERSALLRGLETILANLAEGEPARCEQGPAAKVDERVPEAVEGTNG
- a CDS encoding HlyD family secretion protein, coding for MNARTKADETAEEIALKMDEATAPQPPEAPAPKKRRRGLRPLLMIAVPAALLVGGGYVWVTGGRYEETENANLRQARISVTAEVSGRVTEADISENEHVKAGDVLFEIDPEPYRIALAQADAALAAARLEVAQLRAGYQKSLAEAEVAGDEVDYLQSELQRQESLTDKGIGTKSALDSARHDLAKAKEQFAVAQQGIASAKAALAGNPDIETDEHPAVMAALAARENAQWKLGLTRVVAPGDGVIAQASSFKVGQMVSAGSPLFTLVETGDSWVDANFKETQLTHMKPGQKAEVWIDAYPDHALEATIDSIGAGTGAEFSLLPAQNATGNWVKVTQRIPVRLRLEADDDLAGALRTGMSATVEVDTGKARGLPDFASLFGSAIAAE
- a CDS encoding DHA2 family efflux MFS transporter permease subunit; the protein is MAMENSDTAVPHRGLITVSIMLATIMQVLDTTIANVALPTMTGDLGASQDTITWVLTSYIVAAAIMTPVTGWLSDRIGRRELFLVSIVGFTVSSMACGLAWNLESMVLFRVTQGLFGAAIVPLSQTFLLDINPKERHGSAMAMWGAGIMVGPIIGPTLGGWLTETLDWRWVFFINLPVGIVAFLGCTAYLPRIAKRLRGFDFFGFAMLSLGVGALQLMLDRGGEVDWFSAVEIWIELGLSITGFWIFAVHLLTGNETFIDPAIFRDRNFVTGLVFIFIVGIILLASLALLPPMLSRLFGHSTIRTGLVMAPRGVGTMISMILVGRLVRMVDARMLVVAGLALTAWSLYDMTGFSPQMDDRLIIVSGIIQGLGLGLVFVPLSTVAFATLEPRFRTDAASLFSLVRNIGSSIGISIVTVMLTRNMQVNHAELSAFINPFNPALRAISPGAASGDPTALSQIDQLVNAQALMISYINDFKLMMIVTLCAIPLALLLRKPSAAPAAPAAAHMD
- a CDS encoding tryptophan halogenase family protein, coding for MNKSRTHYVVVGGGTAGWLAAHMLKRQADNAGLAVDVTVVESSRIPTIGVGEGTTGVFRQLLDLLEIDEAEFIRSTGATIKFGIRHKDWLRKGHHYDGPIDDPNALAARPDFRPDEQFCALDVYAVAKNIRLADIHLFGELMRRGRSPYGLIDGEFVSASPFLYAYHFDQAKVGAFLRDKAKGIAQVDAEVLGARKNPETGDIEALLLDEDREVAGDFFIDCTGFRRKLIRGEMGAQWISYQSTLPVNRAMPFWLEHEEGAEISPFTLAWAQEAGWLWSIPTQDRIGCGYVYSDHFRTPEEAHAEIERALGRKIEPRADLRFDSGRLDRNWIGNCLALGLSSSFLEPLEATSIHGTVVQLFLFTRRFMARATSADERVRGMFNGVAERQLNDFRDFINIHYAGEREEPFWKHVHQNCLNEVTRERLQRWSREMPKRADFMPLPDNLPHLAEQLYYPVLDGLGHLCRKAANAEMAAKPALRAHARKAIEEQGREYKKAATKCLGHRRYLDLLAQGKPAGALQ
- a CDS encoding pentapeptide repeat-containing protein; this translates as MKGKAGWCAALLVSIGFPCTSAIAADCKSSPAPQVDWQDCNKSNIVVRGAALAGATLAGADFTLTDLRDADLRKADLQKATLVRSSLAGANAAGANFGRAEAYRTSFSGMQGDGASFASAELQRADFSGANLAGANFEKAELGRASFEKSRLEGARFTLANLSRASFVGAEIGGAVDFENAFLYLTRIEGVDLSSATGLAQAQVDLTCGDSDTKLPAGLSPSASWPCKFD
- a CDS encoding peptide chain release factor 3, which encodes MTEAIEKAVARRRTFAIISHPDAGKTTLTEKLLLFGGAIQLAGEVKAKKDKIQTRSDWMKIERERGISVVTSVMTFEYGDHVFNLLDTPGHEDFADDTYRTLTAVDSAVMVIDAAKGIEPRTLKLFEVCRLRDIPIVTFVNKMDRETRDPFEILDEVEEKLALDTAPVTWPIGRGRSFGGTYHLADNAIRRGDADKEWIKVNGPQSEQVSGSLPANERDAFVEEMELAREACRPFDLSAFRDGHLTPVFFGSALRNFGVRDLIEALGAWAPSPRDQEADTRTIHATEDKMTSFVFKIQANMDPNHRDRIAFVRVCSGKLERGMKAKLVRTGKPMSLSAPQFFFARTRVTADEAFAGDVVGIPNHGTLRIGDTLTEGEELLFRGVPNFAPEILRRVRLGDPMKAKKLKEALQQMAEEGVVQLFTPEDGSPAIVGVVGALQLDVLKERLNAEYGLPVDFETARFSVCRWITADSANELDRFVEAHRGDIARDLDDDPVFLAPHEFGLNYEAERWKQIRFAAIKDYQVREAA
- the mobA gene encoding molybdenum cofactor guanylyltransferase MobA — protein: MKSDVSSPVLGVILAGGLGRRMGGGDKPLRVLADRVILDRVVERFAPQCDALVLNANGDPARFASYGLPIIADGVEGFAGPLAGILAGLEHAAERFPGAETVATVPGDCPFLPRDLVVRLEEARVREYADIAIAASGGRHHPVVGLWPASLKADLRRALVEEDVRKVERFASRYRIATVAWPAEPLDPFFNVNTPDDLIEAERLVSLLED